One genomic window of Salvia miltiorrhiza cultivar Shanhuang (shh) chromosome 4, IMPLAD_Smil_shh, whole genome shotgun sequence includes the following:
- the LOC131019838 gene encoding non-specific lipid-transfer protein 1-like, with the protein MAGFGEVKVMCLVVIAVAAAAAPHAEGAISCGQVLSSVSPCLGYLQGRGAVAPPCCDGLKSLNKAAATTADRQALCGCIKSLAPGVGAKAEFINSLPSKCGVALPYRYSPSVDCSKVK; encoded by the exons ATGGCTGGTTTCGGAGAAGTTAAGGTTATGTGTTTGGTGGTGATAGccgtggcggcggcggcggctcctCATGCGGAAGGCGCGATCTCATGCGGGCAGGTTCTGAGCAGCGTGTCCCCCTGCCTCGGCTACCTCCAAGGTCGCGGTGCGGTGGCCCCGCCTTGCTGCGACGGCTTGAAATCCCTGAACAAGGCGGCGGCCACCACGGCTGATCGGCAGGCCCTGTGCGGCTGCATAAAGTCTCTGGCGCCCGGCGTCGGGGCCAAGGCGGAGTTCATTAACAGCCTCCCGTCAAAATGCGGCGTTGCCCTTCCCTACCGCTACTCCCCATCAGTGGACTGCTCTaa GGTGAAGTGA